The Schistocerca americana isolate TAMUIC-IGC-003095 chromosome 5, iqSchAmer2.1, whole genome shotgun sequence genome includes a window with the following:
- the LOC124615842 gene encoding nucleoporin NUP42-like has protein sequence MVVCRYFLQGICKFGSNCRYEHSYREYENEGSPTSSYRRTYGGQYNESANRYNTAPQNPALSNIRDLMQVVINELNLSERGGQWPLSCFAPFKEKPCYPGLDDYSPEEVRWQMYEAVKSGSVDECKRRIQQLHESYKVKKNNILHPTAETYAVVEKLFKGEITATNFAPLPAAPPANFSFNISNSGERRATPSLFGGGAVAVGGVNNNNTPNLFGGSGDIVQQRSVFNVTAQGIPTANVFGNRQTPAPTPMYGGTGAVTNNVFHVETGNLNKSNFFANNSQQMSFDKSVQQPAGFTQQSVQVGNVSAVQPDVYTNLNELVESERNSFSAQTFAMGHIPKRPPPREFCV, from the coding sequence ATGGTTGTATGTCGATACTTTCTACAAGGCATATGTAAGTTTGGAAGTAACTGTAGATATGAACACTCATACCGCGAATACGAAAACGAAGGATCACCAACGAGTAGTTACAGAAGAACGTACGGTGGACAGTATAATGAGAGTGCAAACAGATACAACACCGCCCCTCAGAATCCAGCTCTCTCCAACATACGGGATCTAATGCAAGTTGTTATAAATGAGTTGAATCTAAGTGAGCGGGGTGGGCAGTGGCCGCTATCATGTTTTGCTCCTTTTAAGGAGAAGCCATGTTATCCAGGTCTGGACGATTACTCTCCTGAGGAAGTGCGATGGCAGATGTACGAGGCTGTGAAGTCAGGGTCTGTTGACGAGTGTAAAAGACGCATCCAACAACTCCATGAGTCATACAAGGTGAAGAAAAATAATATTCTTCATCCTACTGCTGAAACGTATGCAGTTGTTGAAAAGCTTTTCAAGGGTGAAATTACAGCAACAAACTTCGCGCCGTTGCCTGCTGCACCACCTGCAAACTTCTCTTTCAACATATCAAATAGTGGGGAGAGGCGAGCAACACCTAGTCTATTTGGTGGTGGGGCGGTTGCAGTAGGCGGCGTTAACAATAACAACACACCAAATCTTTTTGGCGGATCTGGAGACATTGTTCAACAAAGAAGTGTATTTAACGTGACAGCACAAGGCATTCCTACAGCTAACGTGTTTGGAAATAGACAGACACCAGCGCCAACACCCATGTATGGTGGCACAGGTGCAGTTACAAACAATGTGTTCCATGTTGAAACGGGAAACCTGAATAAGAGCAACTTTTTTGCGAACAACTCGCAACAGATGTCATTTGATAAGTCAGTTCAACAGCCTGCTGGTTTTACACAGCAAAGTGTCCAAGTAGGAAACGTGTCAGCTGTACAACCTGATGTTTATACTAATCTGAATGAACTTGTGGAATCTGAACGAAATTCATTTAGTGCACAGACATTTGCAATGGGTCATATACCCAAAAGGCCGCCACCAAGAGAATTCTGCGTGTAG